From Lepisosteus oculatus isolate fLepOcu1 chromosome 8, fLepOcu1.hap2, whole genome shotgun sequence, one genomic window encodes:
- the LOC102689266 gene encoding eukaryotic translation initiation factor 2 subunit 1 has product MPGLSCRFYQHKFPEVEDVVMVNVRSIAEMGAYVSLLEYNNIEGMILLSELSRRRIRSINKLIRIGRNECVVVIRVDKEKGYIDLSKRRVSPEEAIKCEDKFTKSKTVYSILRHVAEVLEYTKDEQLESLFQRTAWVFDEKYKRPGYGAYDVFKQAVSDPSILDGLDLTEEERNVLIDNINRRLTPQAVKIRADIEVACYGYEGIDAVKEALRAGLNCSTEAMPIKINLIAPPRYVMTTTTLERTEGLSVLNQAMAAIKEKIEEKRGVFNIQMEPKVVTDTDETELARQLERLERENAEVDGDDDTEEMEAKTED; this is encoded by the exons ATGCCGGGGCTCAGCTGTAGATTTTACCAGCACAAGTTCCCGGAAGTGGAGGATGTGGTAATGGTGAACGTACGCTCCATCGCAGAGATGGGTGCCTATGTCAGCCTGCTGGAGTACAACAATATCGAGGGTATGATCCTGCTGAGCGAGCTCTCTCGGAGACGAATACGCTCCATAAACAAACTCATCCGCATCGGCCGCAACGAGTGCGTGGTGGTCATCAGGGTGGACAAGGAGAAAG GTTATATTGATTTATCCAAAAGGAGAGTTTCTCCAGAAGAGGCCATCAAGTGTGAAGACAAATTTACAAAATCCAAAACT GTGTACAGTATCCTGCGCCACGTGGCTGAAGTGCTGGAGTACACTAAGGATGAGCAGCTGGAGAGTCTCTTCCAGAGGACGGCCTGGGTATTCGATGAGAAGTACAAGAGACCTGGATACGGTGCCTACGATGTCTTCAAACAGGCTGTCTC AGATCCATCAATTCTTGATGGGCTGGACTTGACTGAGGAGGAGAGGAATGTTCTAATCGACAACATCAACAGGCGACTTACCCCACAGGCTGTGAAGATCAGAGCAG ATATCGAAGTGGCCTGCTATGGTTATGAGGGAATTGACGCAGTGAAAGAGGCTCTAAGGGCAGGCCTGAACTGCTCTACTGAGGCCATGCCCATTAAG ATCAATCTGATTGCTCCACCACGGTACGTCATGACCACGACCACACTGGAGAGAACTGAAGGCTTGTCCGTCCTCAACCAGGCCATGGCTGCCATCAAAGAGAAGATCGAAGAGAAGAGGGGTGTCTTCAATATCCAAATGGAG CCGAAGGTGGTGACAGACACCGATGAGACAGAGTTGGCCCGGCAGCTTGAGAGACTGGAGAGGGAGAATGCTGAAGTGGACGGGGACGACGACACGGAAGAGATGGAAGCCAAGACAGAAGATTAA